A genome region from Brachymonas denitrificans includes the following:
- a CDS encoding LysR substrate-binding domain-containing protein codes for MELTLHEMATVEQNQALKEGRIDVGFGRVRIDDANVRRIVLREEVMMLAVPFEHPLGLAGKPVRLQQIVHEPLILFPRAPRPSFADQVLAAFRDRGLEPANMQEVRELQIALGLVAAGAGLSIVPKSVHGMQRTDVTYLPLDERGVTSPIVMAIRMLDDSQDLRNLLQLIYTIYDDEGIAYVRETL; via the coding sequence ATCGAGCTCACCCTGCACGAGATGGCCACCGTCGAGCAGAACCAGGCGCTGAAGGAAGGTCGCATCGATGTCGGCTTCGGCCGCGTGCGCATCGACGACGCCAACGTGCGCCGCATCGTGCTGCGCGAGGAAGTGATGATGCTCGCCGTGCCGTTCGAGCATCCGCTGGGCCTGGCCGGCAAGCCGGTGCGCCTGCAGCAGATCGTGCACGAACCGCTTATCCTGTTCCCGCGCGCCCCGCGCCCCAGCTTTGCCGACCAGGTGCTCGCCGCCTTCCGCGACCGCGGCCTCGAGCCCGCCAACATGCAGGAAGTGCGCGAACTACAGATCGCCCTCGGCCTCGTCGCCGCCGGCGCCGGGCTGTCCATCGTGCCGAAAAGCGTGCACGGCATGCAGCGCACCGACGTCACCTACCTCCCGCTGGACGAGCGGGGCGTCACTTCCCCCATCGTCATGGCCATCCGCATGCTGGACGACTCGCAGGACCTTCGCAACCTGCTGCAGCTGATCTACACCATCTATGACGACGAAGGGATTGCCTATGTGCGGGAAACGCTGTGA
- the benB gene encoding benzoate 1,2-dioxygenase small subunit: MVNLKAFLYKEARLLDDEQWDEWLECYDENAQFWVPSWDDDDTLVKDPQREISLIYYPNRQGLEDRVFRIKTERSSATMPDTRTSHNISNVELEVQQGDIVTVRFNWHTLSFRYKTIYQYFGMSRYRIDVSGAQPKIVDKYVVLKNDYINQVIDIFHI, translated from the coding sequence CTGGTGAACCTGAAGGCTTTCCTGTACAAGGAGGCGCGCCTGCTGGATGACGAACAGTGGGACGAGTGGCTGGAGTGTTATGACGAGAACGCGCAGTTCTGGGTGCCCTCGTGGGATGACGACGACACGCTGGTGAAGGATCCGCAGCGCGAAATCTCGTTGATCTATTACCCGAACCGCCAGGGTCTGGAAGACCGCGTGTTCCGCATCAAGACCGAGCGCTCCAGCGCCACCATGCCGGACACCCGCACCAGCCACAACATCAGCAATGTGGAGCTGGAAGTGCAGCAGGGCGACATCGTCACCGTGCGCTTCAACTGGCACACGCTGAGCTTCCGCTACAAGACGATTTACCAGTACTTCGGCATGTCGCGCTATCGGATCGACGTCTCCGGCGCGCAGCCGAAGATCGTGGACAAGTACGTGGTGCTGAAGAACGACTACATCAACCAGGTGATCGACATTTTTCACATCTGA
- the benC gene encoding benzoate 1,2-dioxygenase electron transfer component BenC yields MTYSIALQFEDGVTRFIHCNPGEKVADAAYRQKLNIPLDCRDGACGTCRCHCESGSYDMPESTYVEDALTPDEAAEGYVLTCQMKPTSDCVVKVPASSAACKTGVHNFDGAVAAVQRLSDTTFGFAIQLDDPASQSFLPGQYMNVQIPGAELTRAYSFSSPPGAAQAEFVVRNVPGGRMSGWLGEQAKVEERIRISGPYGSFYLRPVQRPVLFLAGGTGLAPFLSMLDVLAKTGSPQPVRMVLGVTNDADLVVIDKLQQMQAQHDWFEFRTCVAAPESAHERKGYVTQHLESEWLNGGDVDVYLCGPVPMVDAVRHWLDEQGVKPASFHYEKFAPSEA; encoded by the coding sequence ATGACGTACAGCATCGCACTGCAGTTCGAGGACGGTGTCACCCGCTTCATCCACTGCAATCCCGGCGAGAAGGTGGCCGATGCCGCCTACCGCCAGAAACTGAATATTCCGCTGGATTGCCGTGACGGCGCATGCGGCACCTGCCGCTGCCATTGCGAATCCGGCAGCTATGACATGCCCGAATCCACCTATGTGGAAGATGCGCTCACGCCGGACGAGGCGGCGGAGGGCTATGTGCTGACCTGCCAGATGAAGCCGACCTCGGACTGCGTGGTGAAAGTGCCGGCATCGTCGGCCGCCTGCAAGACCGGGGTGCACAACTTCGATGGCGCGGTGGCAGCGGTGCAGCGCCTGTCGGACACCACCTTCGGCTTCGCCATCCAGCTCGATGATCCGGCCAGCCAGAGCTTTCTGCCGGGCCAGTACATGAATGTGCAGATTCCGGGCGCGGAGCTGACGCGTGCCTATTCCTTCAGCTCGCCGCCGGGTGCGGCACAGGCCGAGTTCGTGGTGCGCAATGTGCCGGGCGGGCGCATGAGCGGCTGGCTGGGCGAGCAGGCCAAGGTGGAGGAGCGCATCCGCATCTCCGGGCCGTATGGCAGCTTCTACCTGCGCCCGGTGCAGCGCCCGGTGTTGTTCCTGGCTGGGGGCACGGGGCTGGCGCCCTTCCTGTCGATGCTGGACGTGCTGGCGAAGACGGGCAGCCCGCAGCCGGTGCGCATGGTGCTGGGCGTGACCAACGATGCCGATCTGGTTGTCATCGACAAGCTGCAGCAGATGCAGGCGCAGCATGATTGGTTCGAGTTCCGCACCTGCGTGGCGGCGCCCGAGAGCGCGCACGAGCGCAAGGGCTATGTGACGCAGCATCTGGAGTCCGAATGGCTCAATGGCGGCGACGTGGATGTCTATCTGTGCGGTCCGGTGCCCATGGTGGATGCGGTGCGCCACTGGCTGGACGAACAGGGCGTGAAGCCGGCGAGCTTCCACTACGAGAAATTTGCTCCGAGCGAGGCCTGA
- a CDS encoding 1,6-dihydroxycyclohexa-2,4-diene-1-carboxylate dehydrogenase, whose protein sequence is MQGRERYAGKTVIVTGAAQGIGRGVALALAQEGARLLLADRSELVQETADEVRALGVDVVVELADLETWAGAESVAKAAIKRYKRIDVLVNNVGGSIWFKPYQEYQPEEVEAEVRRSLFPTLWMCRAVLPQMLKQKGGAIVNVSSIATRGIYRIPYSASKGGVNALTASLAFEHAQDGIRVNAVATGGTEAPPRRIPRNPNKLSKKEKAWMQGIVDQTLSSSLMHRYGTIDEQVGAILFLGSDEASYITGSVLPVGGGDQG, encoded by the coding sequence ATGCAGGGACGTGAACGCTACGCCGGCAAGACGGTGATCGTGACGGGCGCGGCACAGGGCATTGGCCGCGGCGTGGCGCTGGCGCTGGCGCAGGAAGGGGCGCGCCTGCTGCTGGCCGACCGCTCCGAGTTGGTGCAGGAAACGGCCGATGAAGTGCGCGCGCTGGGCGTCGATGTGGTTGTGGAACTGGCCGACCTGGAAACCTGGGCCGGTGCCGAGAGTGTGGCCAAGGCGGCGATCAAGCGCTACAAGCGCATCGACGTGCTGGTGAACAACGTGGGTGGTTCGATCTGGTTCAAGCCCTACCAGGAATACCAGCCCGAAGAGGTGGAAGCCGAAGTGCGCCGCTCGCTGTTTCCCACCCTGTGGATGTGCCGCGCCGTGCTGCCGCAGATGCTCAAGCAGAAGGGCGGGGCGATCGTGAACGTGTCGTCGATTGCCACGCGCGGCATCTACCGCATTCCGTACTCTGCCTCGAAAGGCGGCGTGAATGCGCTGACGGCCAGCCTGGCGTTCGAGCATGCACAGGACGGCATCCGCGTGAACGCGGTGGCCACCGGCGGCACCGAAGCGCCGCCGCGCCGTATCCCGCGCAACCCGAACAAGCTGAGCAAAAAGGAAAAAGCCTGGATGCAGGGCATCGTCGACCAGACGCTGTCCAGCAGCCTGATGCACCGCTACGGCACGATCGACGAGCAGGTCGGAGCCATCCTGTTCCTGGGATCGGACGAGGCCTCGTACATCACCGGATCGGTGCTGCCCGTGGGCGGCGGCGACCAGGGCTGA
- a CDS encoding MFS transporter, with protein MRHVDLHALIDHAKFQRFHWIVLIWCTLIIIFDGYDLAVAGAALPSIMKEMGVSPTNAGFMMSSALFGMMFGAIFLGTMADKVGRRWTIAICIALFSIFTAAAGLTHEPISFSVMRFLAGLGIGGVLPNVVAHMAEYSPRKIRSTMVTLMFSGYAVGGMLAAVLGKGLIADYGWQAVFFAAAAPLVLVPFMMMSLPESATYLIKKGRHEELKKIAHRIEPSYVAQQGDHFALPASDNKDQSVSLGRLFQDGRGFSTIMFWIAFFMCLFMVYALSSWLAKLMANAGYSLGSALTFVLVLNFGAMIGAIGGGWLADRFNIKVVQIVFYALAAISITSLGYKLPLPLLYFMVGLAGASTIGTQIVTYAYVGQFYPYDVRSTGIGWASGVGRAGAILAPIVIGILVAMELPLQMNFLAIALPAVVAALAIAFINPKKSHSHLIHLQTAAAPAR; from the coding sequence ATGAGACACGTGGACCTGCATGCCCTGATAGACCATGCAAAATTTCAGCGCTTCCACTGGATCGTCCTGATCTGGTGCACGCTGATCATCATCTTCGACGGCTACGACCTGGCCGTGGCCGGTGCGGCGCTGCCGTCCATCATGAAGGAAATGGGCGTGTCGCCCACCAACGCCGGCTTCATGATGAGCTCGGCCCTGTTCGGCATGATGTTCGGTGCGATTTTCCTCGGCACCATGGCTGACAAGGTCGGCCGCCGCTGGACCATCGCCATCTGTATCGCGCTGTTCTCCATCTTCACCGCTGCAGCCGGCCTCACGCACGAGCCGATCTCCTTCAGCGTGATGCGTTTCCTGGCCGGCCTCGGCATTGGCGGCGTGCTGCCGAACGTGGTGGCGCACATGGCCGAATACTCCCCGCGCAAGATCCGCTCCACCATGGTGACGCTGATGTTCTCCGGCTACGCCGTGGGCGGCATGCTGGCCGCCGTGCTGGGCAAGGGCCTGATCGCCGACTATGGCTGGCAGGCCGTGTTCTTCGCCGCTGCCGCTCCGCTGGTGCTGGTGCCGTTCATGATGATGTCGCTGCCCGAGTCGGCCACCTACCTGATCAAGAAAGGCCGCCACGAAGAGCTAAAGAAGATCGCGCACCGCATCGAACCCAGCTACGTGGCCCAGCAGGGTGACCACTTCGCACTGCCCGCTTCCGACAACAAGGACCAGTCCGTCAGCCTGGGCCGCCTGTTCCAGGATGGCCGCGGCTTCAGCACCATCATGTTCTGGATCGCCTTCTTCATGTGCCTGTTCATGGTGTACGCCCTGAGCTCCTGGCTTGCCAAGCTGATGGCCAACGCCGGCTACAGCCTGGGTTCCGCCCTGACCTTCGTGCTGGTGCTGAACTTCGGAGCCATGATCGGCGCCATCGGTGGCGGCTGGCTGGCTGACCGCTTCAACATCAAGGTGGTGCAGATCGTGTTCTATGCGCTGGCCGCCATCTCGATCACCTCGCTCGGCTACAAGCTGCCGCTGCCGCTGCTGTACTTCATGGTCGGCCTGGCAGGTGCTTCCACCATCGGCACGCAGATCGTGACCTACGCCTACGTGGGCCAGTTCTACCCCTACGACGTGCGCTCCACCGGTATCGGCTGGGCTTCCGGCGTGGGCCGTGCCGGCGCCATCCTGGCTCCGATCGTGATCGGCATCCTGGTGGCCATGGAACTGCCGCTGCAGATGAACTTCCTGGCCATCGCCCTGCCGGCCGTGGTGGCAGCCCTCGCGATTGCGTTCATCAACCCCAAGAAGTCGCACTCGCACCTGATCCACCTGCAGACGGCTGCGGCGCCTGCGCGCTGA
- a CDS encoding MaoC family dehydratase, whose amino-acid sequence MPASPARPLYLDDLKVGDIFVSDTHALDKEQIVEFASRYDPQPFHLDEEAARDSFFQGLAASGWQTAALSMRLMVHSLPVANGLIGAGTELSWSQPTRPGDVLRVTSTIKDIQPSRSKADRGMVTVESITTNQHGERLQKLTSKLLVFRKPASA is encoded by the coding sequence ATGCCCGCCAGCCCCGCACGCCCGCTCTATCTCGACGACCTGAAGGTCGGAGACATCTTTGTCAGCGATACGCACGCTCTGGACAAGGAGCAGATCGTGGAGTTTGCCTCACGCTACGATCCACAGCCATTTCACCTGGATGAAGAGGCCGCCAGGGATTCATTCTTCCAGGGCCTGGCCGCCAGCGGCTGGCAGACCGCCGCCCTCTCCATGCGCCTGATGGTGCACAGCCTGCCAGTCGCCAACGGACTGATCGGCGCCGGCACCGAACTGAGCTGGTCGCAGCCCACGCGCCCCGGCGACGTGCTTCGCGTCACCAGCACCATCAAGGACATCCAGCCCTCGCGCAGCAAGGCCGACCGCGGCATGGTGACGGTGGAAAGCATCACCACCAACCAGCACGGCGAGCGTCTGCAGAAGCTGACCAGCAAGCTGCTGGTGTTCCGCAAGCCCGCCTCGGCCTGA
- the mmsB gene encoding 3-hydroxyisobutyrate dehydrogenase, translating into MNIAFIGIGNMGGPMAINLQKAGHTVKAFDLSQAACDAVKAEGVTVAASANDAARDAEVVVSMLPASAHVEALYLGKDGQPGLLDVLPAGALIIDSSTIAAASAQKVGAAAAAKGFAFIDAPVSGGTAGAAAGTLTFMVGGDDAALGRARPLLEKMGANIFHAGSVGAGQTAKICNNMLLGILMIGTSEAMALGLANGLDPKALAEIMRRSSGGNWALEKYNPVPGVMETTPASKGYAGGFGTDLMLKDLGLAQENAMHVRASTPLGAMARSLYAAHSLSGKGGLDFSSIIQMLQKA; encoded by the coding sequence ATGAACATCGCATTCATCGGCATCGGCAACATGGGCGGCCCCATGGCCATCAACCTGCAGAAGGCCGGCCACACGGTCAAGGCCTTCGACCTGTCCCAGGCTGCCTGTGACGCCGTCAAGGCCGAAGGCGTGACCGTTGCCGCCAGCGCCAACGATGCTGCCAGGGACGCCGAAGTCGTCGTCAGCATGCTGCCCGCCAGCGCCCACGTCGAAGCCCTGTACCTGGGCAAGGACGGCCAGCCCGGCCTGCTCGACGTGCTGCCGGCCGGCGCACTGATCATCGACAGCTCCACCATCGCCGCCGCCAGCGCGCAGAAGGTGGGCGCTGCTGCCGCCGCCAAGGGCTTTGCCTTCATCGACGCCCCCGTGTCCGGCGGCACCGCTGGCGCTGCTGCCGGCACGCTGACCTTCATGGTCGGTGGTGACGATGCCGCACTGGGCCGCGCCCGTCCGCTGCTCGAGAAAATGGGCGCCAACATCTTCCACGCCGGCAGCGTGGGCGCCGGCCAGACGGCCAAGATCTGCAACAACATGCTGCTCGGCATCCTGATGATCGGCACCAGCGAAGCCATGGCCCTGGGTCTGGCCAACGGTCTCGATCCGAAAGCACTGGCCGAGATCATGCGCCGCAGCTCCGGCGGCAACTGGGCGCTGGAAAAATACAACCCCGTGCCCGGCGTGATGGAAACGACCCCGGCCAGCAAGGGCTACGCCGGTGGCTTCGGCACCGACCTGATGCTCAAGGACCTGGGCCTGGCGCAGGAAAACGCCATGCACGTGCGTGCCAGCACCCCGCTGGGCGCCATGGCGCGCAGCCTGTACGCGGCGCACAGCCTGTCCGGCAAGGGCGGCCTGGATTTCTCCTCCATCATCCAGATGCTGCAGAAGGCCTGA
- a CDS encoding acyl-CoA dehydrogenase family protein gives MYFDLTDDQQQFVSVARDYAAGELAPNAAKWDAEHIFPRQAISTAGALGFCGLYASEEYGGLGLSRLDATLVFEELAAVDPSTTAFITIHNMATWMITNWAKPQIAEQYAPALTAGDQLASYCLTEPGAGSDAGSLRTTAKLEGDEYVINGEKMFISGAGATDVLVLMARTGGPGADGISALLVPANLPGIQYGKNEEKLGWHSQPTRAISFSDVRVPASHLLGAEGEGFKIAMKGLDGGRINIATCSVGAAQGALNAAQQYMNERSQFGKKLAAFQALQFKLADMQTELVAARQMVRLAAFKLDTRSPDATTYCAMAKRFATDACFNIVNEALQLHGGYGYLREFPLERLLRDVRVHQILEGTNEIMRVIVSRRLLGDRGLDSIR, from the coding sequence ATGTATTTCGACCTGACCGACGACCAGCAACAGTTCGTCAGCGTGGCGCGCGACTACGCCGCCGGCGAACTCGCCCCCAACGCCGCCAAGTGGGACGCCGAGCACATCTTCCCGCGCCAGGCCATTTCCACCGCCGGCGCGCTGGGCTTCTGCGGCCTGTACGCTTCCGAAGAATACGGCGGCCTCGGCCTGTCGCGCCTGGATGCCACGCTGGTGTTCGAGGAACTGGCGGCCGTCGATCCTTCCACCACGGCCTTCATCACCATCCACAACATGGCGACGTGGATGATCACCAACTGGGCCAAACCCCAAATCGCCGAGCAGTACGCGCCGGCGCTGACGGCGGGTGACCAGCTCGCCAGCTACTGCCTGACCGAGCCCGGCGCCGGCAGCGATGCCGGCAGCCTGCGCACCACGGCCAAGTTGGAAGGCGACGAATACGTCATCAACGGCGAGAAGATGTTCATCTCCGGCGCTGGCGCCACCGACGTGCTGGTGCTGATGGCCCGCACCGGCGGCCCGGGTGCAGACGGCATCTCCGCCCTGCTGGTGCCGGCCAACCTGCCGGGCATCCAGTACGGCAAGAACGAGGAAAAACTCGGCTGGCACAGCCAGCCCACGCGTGCCATCAGCTTCAGCGACGTGCGCGTGCCCGCCAGCCACCTGCTGGGTGCCGAAGGCGAAGGCTTCAAGATCGCCATGAAGGGTCTGGACGGTGGCCGTATCAACATCGCCACCTGCTCCGTAGGCGCGGCCCAGGGCGCGCTCAATGCCGCGCAGCAGTACATGAACGAGCGCAGCCAGTTCGGCAAGAAGCTGGCCGCGTTCCAGGCGCTGCAGTTCAAGCTGGCCGACATGCAGACCGAGCTGGTCGCCGCGCGCCAGATGGTGCGTCTGGCCGCGTTCAAGCTGGACACACGCAGCCCGGACGCCACCACCTACTGCGCCATGGCCAAGCGTTTCGCCACCGACGCCTGCTTCAACATCGTGAACGAGGCGCTGCAACTGCACGGCGGCTACGGCTACCTGCGCGAGTTCCCGCTGGAGCGCCTGCTGCGCGACGTGCGCGTGCACCAGATCCTGGAAGGAACCAACGAGATCATGCGCGTGATCGTGTCGCGCCGCCTGTTGGGCGACCGCGGCCTGGATTCGATCCGCTAA
- a CDS encoding CoA-acylating methylmalonate-semialdehyde dehydrogenase, which translates to MSIPSVPLLINGQFVQSKTTEWRDVVNPATQEVIARVPMATQEELDAAVAAAKEAFKTWRYTPIGTRARIFLKLQQLIRENIKEVAAILTREQGKTLPDAEGDVFRGLEVVEHAANIGTLQMGEFANNVAGGVDTYTILQPLGVCAGITPFNFPAMIPLWMFPMAIATGNTFVLKPSEQDPMSTIRLCELALEAGIPAGVLNVVHGGVDVVNGICDHKDIKAISFVGSTGVGTHVYNRASLAGKRVQCMMGAKNHAIVLPDCNKEQTLNALAGASFGAAGQRCMALPVVILVGEARNWVDEIAERAKGLKVGNGATPGVDVGPLINKNARARVDNLIASGVEQGATLVLDGRNPQLEGAEANGNFVGPTLFKDVTVDMDIYKQEIFGPVMCVMGAETLEEAIQIINDNPNGNGTALFTQSGAAAHKFQEEIDVGQVGINVPIPVPVPLFSFTGSRASKLGDLGPYGKQVITFYTQTKTITKRWFDEANAGGVHTTISLK; encoded by the coding sequence ATGAGCATTCCCAGCGTCCCGCTGCTGATCAACGGCCAATTCGTCCAGTCCAAGACCACCGAATGGCGCGACGTCGTCAACCCCGCCACGCAGGAAGTGATTGCCCGCGTGCCCATGGCCACCCAGGAAGAACTGGACGCCGCCGTTGCCGCTGCCAAGGAAGCCTTCAAGACATGGCGCTACACCCCCATCGGCACCCGCGCCCGCATTTTCCTGAAGCTGCAGCAGCTGATCCGCGAGAACATCAAGGAAGTGGCCGCCATCCTGACACGTGAACAGGGCAAGACCCTGCCCGACGCCGAAGGCGACGTGTTCCGCGGCCTGGAAGTGGTCGAGCACGCTGCCAACATCGGCACGCTGCAAATGGGCGAATTCGCCAACAACGTGGCCGGCGGTGTCGACACCTACACCATCCTGCAGCCGCTGGGTGTGTGCGCCGGCATCACCCCGTTCAACTTCCCGGCCATGATCCCGCTGTGGATGTTCCCGATGGCCATCGCCACCGGCAACACCTTCGTGCTCAAGCCCTCCGAGCAGGATCCGATGTCCACCATCCGCCTGTGCGAACTGGCGCTGGAAGCCGGCATCCCCGCCGGCGTGCTGAACGTGGTGCACGGCGGCGTTGACGTCGTCAACGGCATCTGCGACCACAAGGACATCAAGGCCATCAGCTTCGTCGGTTCCACCGGCGTCGGCACGCACGTGTACAACCGCGCCAGCCTGGCCGGCAAGCGCGTGCAGTGCATGATGGGCGCCAAGAACCACGCCATCGTGCTGCCGGACTGCAACAAGGAGCAGACCCTCAACGCCCTGGCTGGCGCCTCCTTCGGTGCTGCCGGCCAGCGCTGCATGGCCCTGCCGGTCGTGATCCTGGTGGGCGAGGCCCGCAACTGGGTGGACGAAATCGCCGAGCGCGCCAAGGGCCTGAAGGTCGGCAACGGCGCCACCCCCGGCGTGGACGTCGGTCCGCTGATCAACAAGAACGCCCGTGCCCGTGTGGACAACCTGATCGCTTCCGGTGTCGAGCAAGGCGCCACCCTGGTGCTGGACGGTCGCAACCCACAGCTGGAAGGCGCGGAAGCCAACGGCAACTTCGTCGGCCCAACCCTGTTCAAGGACGTCACCGTCGACATGGACATCTACAAGCAGGAAATCTTCGGCCCGGTGATGTGCGTGATGGGCGCCGAGACCCTGGAAGAAGCCATCCAGATCATCAACGACAACCCGAACGGCAACGGTACCGCCCTGTTCACCCAGAGCGGCGCTGCAGCGCACAAGTTCCAGGAAGAGATCGACGTCGGTCAGGTCGGCATCAACGTGCCGATTCCCGTGCCGGTCCCGCTGTTCTCCTTCACCGGTTCGCGCGCCTCCAAGCTGGGCGACCTGGGCCCCTACGGCAAGCAGGTCATCACGTTCTACACGCAGACCAAGACCATCACCAAGCGCTGGTTCGACGAAGCCAACGCCGGTGGCGTGCACACCACCATCAGCCTGAAGTAA
- a CDS encoding helix-turn-helix domain-containing protein — translation MSRKLLMGPALRRLREKNQLSQSAFAERLGLSFSYICQLENNQRPVTASVLLKLTQVFQVDLSDFSEDRNRRLLGELDAIFRDQGLVGDASVSPADIDRMVHTVPALAETLVALYQKQLHLQEELQQLVDRFYGDSQQAAQAPFPHEAARDFFNRHDNYFDALDRQAEQLARDWALQPGRRGAELRERLQQEHGIEVVAGEASTLELRQYDARRRRLVLKPQLGDAQQAFQMATQLCFLAYGDLLDQACAEETALADAQTRTLARQGLAHYFAGALLLPYGEFLQAARSMRYDVEQLQRRFQVSFESVCHRLSTLQRSGARGIPMYLIRVDQAGNVSKRQSANSLHFARHGGTCPLWHVFEAFAQPGQILTQVAEMPDGTRYFGIARSVQRGGGSFHAPRKRFAFGIGCELAQARELVYADGWDLQQPRAITPIGPGCRVCPRTDCVQRAFPPAGKPLHNDDFSESLVSYRLEES, via the coding sequence ATGTCACGCAAACTCCTGATGGGCCCGGCGCTGCGGCGCCTGCGCGAAAAAAACCAGCTCTCCCAGTCCGCCTTTGCCGAGCGGCTCGGGCTGTCGTTCAGCTATATCTGCCAGCTCGAGAACAACCAGCGGCCGGTGACGGCGTCGGTGCTGCTCAAGCTGACGCAGGTGTTCCAGGTGGACCTGAGCGATTTTTCCGAGGACCGCAACCGGCGCCTGCTGGGCGAGTTGGACGCCATCTTCCGGGACCAGGGACTGGTGGGGGATGCCAGCGTGTCCCCCGCGGATATCGACCGCATGGTGCACACCGTGCCGGCACTGGCCGAGACGCTGGTAGCGCTGTACCAGAAGCAGTTGCATCTGCAGGAGGAGCTGCAGCAGCTGGTGGACCGTTTCTACGGCGATTCGCAGCAGGCGGCCCAGGCGCCGTTTCCGCATGAGGCGGCGCGCGATTTCTTCAACCGGCATGACAACTATTTCGATGCGCTGGACCGGCAGGCCGAGCAGCTGGCGCGCGACTGGGCCCTGCAGCCGGGACGCCGGGGGGCCGAGTTGCGCGAACGCCTGCAGCAGGAGCATGGCATCGAGGTGGTGGCCGGCGAGGCCAGCACGCTGGAACTGCGCCAGTACGACGCACGCCGGCGCCGCCTGGTGCTCAAGCCGCAACTCGGCGATGCACAGCAGGCCTTTCAGATGGCGACGCAACTGTGCTTTCTGGCCTACGGCGACCTGCTGGACCAGGCCTGCGCCGAAGAGACGGCGCTGGCCGACGCGCAAACGCGCACGCTGGCGCGGCAGGGGCTGGCGCATTACTTTGCCGGGGCGCTGCTGCTGCCCTATGGCGAATTCCTGCAGGCGGCGCGCAGCATGCGCTACGACGTGGAGCAGCTGCAGCGGCGCTTCCAGGTGAGTTTCGAGAGCGTGTGCCACCGCCTGAGCACGCTGCAGCGCAGCGGGGCGCGCGGCATTCCGATGTACCTGATCCGGGTGGATCAGGCCGGCAACGTGAGCAAACGGCAGAGCGCCAACTCGCTGCATTTCGCACGCCATGGCGGCACCTGTCCGCTCTGGCATGTGTTCGAGGCGTTTGCCCAGCCGGGGCAGATTCTGACGCAGGTGGCCGAAATGCCGGACGGCACGCGCTATTTCGGCATTGCGCGCAGCGTGCAGCGTGGCGGCGGCAGCTTTCACGCGCCGCGCAAGCGCTTTGCCTTCGGCATCGGCTGCGAACTGGCGCAGGCACGGGAACTGGTGTATGCCGATGGCTGGGATCTGCAGCAGCCGCGCGCCATCACGCCGATCGGGCCGGGCTGCCGCGTCTGCCCGCGCACCGATTGCGTGCAGCGCGCCTTCCCGCCGGCGGGCAAGCCTCTGCACAACGACGATTTCAGCGAGTCGCTGGTGTCGTACCGGCTGGAAGAGAGCTGA